The Terriglobia bacterium region GTTCGATCCCGAGATCTCGACGGTGCACGTGTCGCCTCCGGCCTTTCCCAGAGCAACGGCAAACCTGCCGGCGCCGCCGGCCAGAGTGATTTTGCCCTCATACTTTTTGCCGGCTTCCTTTTCCTCGATCGTTGCGGTCGTGTCCAAGTCGCTCACCTTCATCGCCTTAGTCGGATGGTTCGCGTCATTGCGCTCGCTCTTGGCAACCGGCTCGCCGCTGGCGGGACCGCAGGTCACACGAAAGTGTATTTCGGGGGTGGAGATTGCTTTGAGGTACTGTGTGTCCTCGGGATGAACGCCGACCTCGATGGTTACGGCGTCACCAAGACCCGCCTGCCCGCCGCCCTGAGGCTCATAGTTAACGTACTGCTTGATATTCCCAGCCTGTGGAGCAATAAATACGGCTCTAAAGCCTACCTCTCCCTTGACTTCCCGTTTACGTCCGGTGGCGACGACTTGCTCCGTCATCTCGTACGGAGGCAACGGCACGATCCGAAAATTGGGGAACAGGCCAAGATTGAACTCCGCCGACCCGGCAGGAATGGTTTCGCCTTTCGCATTCGGGGTATCGCTCGCGACGGTCTTGTAAGACTCGCTGAACTCGCCGTTCTGTTGCACTCGAAATTGGAAATTCCGAAAAGCCTTTCCATCCTTGTCGGTCACCTTCACCTGAGCCAGCCGCGGGAACACCTGAATTCGGGTATCGGGAAAATTCTGCAGCGATTCGGTGCTCGAATCCTTGCTCTTGACCTTGTAGAAATAGTGGTATTCGAGAAAGTAGCTGTCCTTGTCCTCCGCAACAGCCGGTACTTGAAGGACGTGGCTCACGATAATCTGATCACCGGACGGATGGCCCTGGCCGATCGGGATCGTCTTTTCCTCGAACTGTTCACCGTCCTTAAGGAACTTGAACGTGACGTCCTCGATAGCGGCTACGTCCCGCCTTTCGACTTTGGCCTTCACCGTCAGGTTACTGTTCTCGTAGATTTTTGTTACTGCCATACTCTCGATTTCCGGCGTCAAACGCCGTGCTGCATCATGTCCAGGGAATGATCGCACAACCGGCGGGCTTATTTCATTCGCGTCCTGGGCCTGAACCGCTTACCGCCCGCGCCTCGTGAGCCTCAAGGCGAGCCTCTATTCTATTTCGGAAATCAAAGTGAAGCCGTCTGGTGCATGAGGCCGCCATCGATGAAGACGGTGGTGCCGGTGATGTACGAGCCGTCATCGGAAGCGAGATAGCAGACAAGTTTTGCAACTTCCTGGGGAGTTCCGACACGTCCGAGTGGAATTTCGCGGTTCAAGGCCAGCTTTTTCTCCGGGTCAGCCAATGTCCTCTTGTTGATCGGGGTGGCGATTGCGCCCGGCGCCACATTCACAATATTGATGTGATATTTGGCCAATTCCAGCGCCAGGTCGCGGCACAGCATGCGGAGGCCGCCTTTGGCCGCGCAGTATGCGGCATAGCCGGGGAAGGGCAGATCTTCATGGACCGAAGAAATATTGATGACCGTTCCGCCTCCATTCCGGGCCATCGCTCGCGCCGCCGCCTGAGTGCATAGAAAGGGTCCTTTCAAATTGACGGCGATCACACGGTCCCACTGCTCCTCGGATTTCTGGAGGAACGGGTCTTCATGCTCGATGCCGGCATTGTTCACCAGGACATTGATGGCGCCTAGTTTCGAACCGGCTTGCGCGAACATCCGTGCCACCTCCTTCGGGCTGGATACGTCAGCCTCGATCGCTACGGCCTTCCCATATTCCATTTCGATCATGTGCACCACATAATCGGCGGCGGCGGCTTTGCCGACGTAATTGACGGCAACGCTCGCTCCGCGCCGCCCCATTTCAATCGCGATGGCCTTTCCGATTCCGCTGGAGGCGCCGGTGACCAGCGCGACCTTTCCTGCCAGATCCTTGTGGGCCGCCGGCTGAGATTTCCGCTTATTGGCACGAACCATACTCATGGTGAAGAGACCTTTCGCAGAGCTTAAGCGGCTTTACTGCCGGTGGCGGCTGGGTTCAGCACGCCCACTTCATAATCTTTGTTTTCCCACCGGCCGCCGTCCCACAGAAAAGTGAAACGGATCGAATCGCGTTGGGATTGGCCGATGGGGATGTCCACAAATGCAAGTCCAAGATCCACGGGGATGGCTTCGGTATTTGTTGCGTTCTGCCAGCCATCATTGGACCACCGCAGCGTGAAGGGCCCCGGCGCCTGAATGCGGAGAACTTGCCC contains the following coding sequences:
- a CDS encoding glucose 1-dehydrogenase, which produces MSMVRANKRKSQPAAHKDLAGKVALVTGASSGIGKAIAIEMGRRGASVAVNYVGKAAAADYVVHMIEMEYGKAVAIEADVSSPKEVARMFAQAGSKLGAINVLVNNAGIEHEDPFLQKSEEQWDRVIAVNLKGPFLCTQAAARAMARNGGGTVINISSVHEDLPFPGYAAYCAAKGGLRMLCRDLALELAKYHINIVNVAPGAIATPINKRTLADPEKKLALNREIPLGRVGTPQEVAKLVCYLASDDGSYITGTTVFIDGGLMHQTASL